The proteins below come from a single Vicia villosa cultivar HV-30 ecotype Madison, WI unplaced genomic scaffold, Vvil1.0 ctg.000222F_1_1, whole genome shotgun sequence genomic window:
- the LOC131625567 gene encoding uncharacterized protein LOC131625567, translating to MGGHLLRKTKTTPASEVHFRKRVFLKKLTYFGSSFPKQLFRKFTSEILRFLQIYQNTPPPPIIYPKSKQKVAEAKICANGIPKLHQGSNHTAKQHSKALNPNTLNMSDNQQARRTASSKEGAKGRKSSSKKEVKEVKEVKEVKEKKKLLTGSASRPLGVHGSDAQAQPSGVINADGSDNEWDEDWYNYLHSEEFARREE from the exons atgggtggtcacctcctgcgaaaaaccaaaactacccctgcttcggaagttcatttccgaaagcgtgtttttttaaaaaaattgacttacttcggaagttcatttccgaaacaattatttcggaagttcacttccgaaatactgcgatttctgcagatttatcaaaacactccccctcccccaatcatttaccctaaatcaaaacaaaaagtggcagaggcgaaaatttgtgcaaacggaattccaaagctgcatcaaggctccaatcacactgctaaacaacattcaaaagccctcaatcctaacacttt gaacatgtcagacaaccaacaagcacgcaggactgcgtcttctaaagagggcgctaagggaagaaagagttcttcaaagaaggaggtgaaagaggtgaaggaggtgaaggaggtgaaggagaagaagaagcttttgactggttctgcttctcgtcccctgggagtccatggctcggacgcgcaggctcagccttcaggcgtgatcaacgctgatggttctgataatgagtgggatgaagattggtataattatcttcattcggaggagttcgctcgtcgggaagaataa